In a genomic window of Desulfonatronovibrio magnus:
- a CDS encoding transposase, whose protein sequence is MSYSLHFKENVVKMVLTGSNSQAQVAKDMGVPASTMRYWLKTIQHPGSTTMAKHEKRPQDWSS, encoded by the coding sequence ATGTCTTACTCTTTGCATTTTAAGGAAAATGTAGTCAAAATGGTACTTACAGGTTCTAATTCTCAAGCTCAGGTCGCCAAAGATATGGGAGTACCTGCGTCTACCATGCGATACTGGCTTAAAACAATCCAGCACCCAGGAAGTACCACGATGGCTAAACATGAAAAACGTCCCCAGGATTGGTCCTCTAA